From Methanotorris formicicus Mc-S-70, one genomic window encodes:
- a CDS encoding 50S ribosomal protein L31e — translation MMEERIYTIPLRDMMNRSKRTKRAPRAIRKIREFLKRHMKAEIVKLDNSINEKVWERSIEKVPARIRVKVVKEGDVVRATLAE, via the coding sequence AGGATATATACAATCCCATTGAGAGACATGATGAACAGGTCAAAAAGAACAAAAAGAGCCCCAAGGGCAATTAGAAAAATAAGAGAGTTCTTAAAAAGGCACATGAAAGCAGAGATTGTAAAATTGGACAACTCAATAAATGAAAAGGTCTGGGAAAGAAGTATTGAAAAAGTTCCAGCAAGAATTAGAGTTAAGGTAGTTAAAGAAGGGGATGTTGTTAGGGCAACACTTGCAGAATAA
- a CDS encoding translation initiation factor IF-6: MIIRKYFSGMSTIGVLALSTEKFAFLPYIVEENMVEEIKEVLDVSTTRLNIGGCSLIGSLCVANSYGLLLPKIVKDDEVELIKKFLEENNIDIQIKILDSKNTALGNLVLANDRGCIISEELKGFKKDIEDILNVDVEVGNIAELPTVGSNAVATNKGCLVHPLADDEELEWIKDVLKIDCIGRGTANKGVTSVGACVIANTKGAIVGGDTTGPELLKIEEALDLI; encoded by the coding sequence ATGATAATAAGAAAATACTTTTCTGGAATGTCCACCATAGGCGTCCTTGCTCTATCTACTGAAAAATTTGCTTTTCTTCCATATATTGTTGAGGAAAACATGGTAGAAGAAATTAAAGAGGTTCTTGACGTTTCAACAACACGGTTAAATATTGGTGGATGTTCTTTAATTGGTTCCTTATGTGTAGCAAACTCTTATGGTCTTTTATTGCCAAAGATTGTAAAGGATGATGAGGTTGAATTAATTAAGAAGTTTTTGGAAGAGAATAATATTGATATTCAAATTAAAATATTGGATAGTAAAAACACGGCTCTTGGTAACTTGGTACTTGCTAATGATAGGGGTTGCATAATCTCTGAGGAATTGAAAGGTTTTAAAAAGGATATTGAAGATATTCTTAATGTTGATGTTGAAGTTGGTAATATTGCAGAACTCCCAACAGTTGGAAGTAATGCAGTAGCAACCAACAAAGGGTGCCTTGTGCATCCACTTGCGGATGATGAAGAACTCGAATGGATTAAGGATGTTTTAAAGATAGATTGCATTGGAAGGGGAACTGCAAATAAAGGAGTTACATCCGTAGGAGCATGTGTTATTGCAAACACCAAAGGTGCCATTGTTGGTGGAGATACAACAGGTCCAGAGTTGTTGAAAATAGAGGAGGCACTTGATTTAATTTAA